In Lolium perenne isolate Kyuss_39 chromosome 5, Kyuss_2.0, whole genome shotgun sequence, the sequence CCTTTTGGCCCTATGCACATCACCATGGCGTCAACAGGAGACATATCAGCACCATGCCATCATGTCTCATTGTCTCCTACTTCTATATGAGATCTGTGCAGCGTCTCCGCCGGCTGGCCTCTCAGCATAGCTCCATGTCTTTACAGAATCAGACGACGCCGAATGGACCGACGATAACGATCGAAGAGGCTCAATCAGCTGCAGCGTATTCGTTGGTCCGTTTAAGACCGCCTACCAGAAGGAGCCATCTCGGAGAGGGACATCAAGGTGGAAGACGAAAGTGCAGAGTGTCGAGAGAAGGGAATTTATAAAACCCACGACGCATGGTTCAATTAATACTTGGTGGAGCGAAGAGATTTCTGGCTAAATAATTGCAATACGGGAAATTAATCACCTTAGCTCCTACCATCCATGAGCTGCATGTCATCCGGCCGAAACGGAATGGATTTGATGAGCTGCATGTCATCCGGCCGAAACGGAAGGGATTTGATTTAGGAAACATAACGCCATTTTTCAACGGACGTGGAAGCGATGGGCGACCACACGCAGTGTAGGCAAAACGAAAAACAATGACGTGGCTAAGACAACAAAATCATGTAGTGGGGGTCGCCTATTTAGAGATAGAAGATTATTGAGTTTCAGGTACCTTCTGGATACCAAATGGCTCCCAACTTTTTGCACGTCATTTTGAAGGAAATACAAGAATATGAGAAGAAGCGAAGCTGGAGCCGCATGAGCCAGGAGAGGAGGCCCATGCTTTGGCCCACCCCTGGATGCGCTATATGGGCTCACACTAGTAAATACTATATGCTTAGCGGGTTATATAAGACTATAAGTAGTGGTCATTTTATTTATGCAATGCTGATACATTCGACCTAGATTACAGACAGGGACGGAGACAAGGGGGGACGAGGGGGGGCTTAGCCACCGCCATGGTTTGGATTTTATGAAGAACACTACTCACTAGAACTGTAATTTCATGCTGACTTAGCTTACTCTGCCCCCCTCATGAAGTTTACAGCACCATTTTGCCCCCCTCAAGGTCAAAAGCTGGCTCCGTCCCTGATTACAGATACATTATAATAGATTTTTCCTAGAAGATCTAGCTTTATCAAACCTTGGAAAGCACTTGTTGTTGGTTAAGGAATGTCTACAAGACTTGCTAATTTGTTTTGACTTACGTTTATGGGACCTTTCCAACTTACTTTGTTTATTGGGTTGTGTCGATGGATGGAGCTAGGCCAGGGTTGAAGTTTCAGCTCCAGTTATGCATACATAGGGGAAAAAAGATAAACTTAAGCATATTCATGTATAAATGATCTAACATAGATATCTGTAACTGTAGCCCTTGCGAGCCACATGCAAAGCATATTGTCTCTTGGTCAAATCGTTATACCACGAAGCATCGAGATTTGAACGATTATTAAGTAAAGTATAAACCAAGGAATTAAGATAGATGATGTTGTTTTCGTTCCCAAGTGGGTCACTAAACGAGTAATCTAGTCCCCTTGCTGCCACTAGGTTTTACGCGTAGACGCTATTTACCGCACATCTGACCTTGAACCTTGATCAATCATCGTGGTCTTGGGTCACGCTGGACGTTCAGCCTGAGCTTTTCAGCTCGCCCGAGTTTTCTTGCGCTCGGCTCGAGTCTTGCTCGACCCGCTAATGAGATGGACCGAGCCGAGTTCCATTTCATGGACCGTGGAAAGCTCGGGCCGAGCTTGGCTCGGCTCGGTCCATCTCGTTTGACACGGACTCTTTTTTGCGAATTGTGGGAGGGAGAGGAAATGGGCAAGAATCTGGAACACTTGGCCCATTCGGTGGTAGATAGGGAGCCATGGACACTCAGGAGTCAGGACGGGGAAGGTTCCCGTCTTCTCCTCGCGCACAGAGGCAGATAGGGTGACCCGCTGCCGCCACTCAACCGCTAATCCTCCTCGCCCCAAATCCATAGCACCCTCTTCGTCTATGCTCCACCGTCTCCTCTCCGGCAGCCATCAACATGCTCGTCAAATCCGACTCCATGCCCCTCGTCGTGGCCAATCTCGTCCCCAACGGTGTGTCGCATGTGACTGCTAACCTGCCATCTACTCTCCGGTGGCCATTACCAGAATTATGAGTCTAGGAGCACAACAAGGTTTAAATGAATTGAATTTCAATGCTTATTAAGGCAAAAAAATCGATGCAAAATGTTCTCTGTACGGGTAGCACATGTCCTACATGTCCTATGCGTTCTATACAACCTGAGGCTTGCGAGCCGGCTCGTTTTGAACCGAGCTTGCTGCCAGCTCGGGTCGAGTCCCAGCTTGTGGCTGGTCTGCTGTTTCGAGCTGGCTCGGGCTCACCAGTTTTAGCTCAAGTTTTTTTGGATGCTCGGCCCGAGTTGGACCAAGTTGGCTCGCGTCCATCGTGAGTCTTGGGTACCCGACAAGTGCTCACATTAAGGTAAGAGATAATGATACAAATACAAATCTCTTGTGAAATCACCACATGTAATTAGATGCACAAGTCCTCGGATTGAGGGATACAATGATGCCAGCGCCGCTACCCTTATCGCCGCCTCACTGCCTACCGTACCGTTCCCTAACCACATCTCGACCTAGGGATTTGGGCAGTGGATTGGCGGACACAGTGTCGCTGCACCGTGTTGTAGAAAGAAGAGGCGGAGGGCGGACGGCTGAGCATTAAGGGTGGAGAGGACGCACCGTGTCGCCAACAGCTTCTTGAGGAGGATGCGGCCGAGAAGGCTTCGCTAGGATGGGGCACAGCGTGGTCGCTCGGGACAGACTCTCGCGTACCGCTTCATCAATTCCGTGGGAATACGGAGCTCCCCTCCAAATTTGACCAGTGAACGAAACGCCTCCGCACGGGTGCTGGCTGGAATTGCCTTATGTTTCCGGACCTAAATTCCACACGCATCCAAATGGCAAAATTGGAGGGTCGAGTTCCAATTCCACAATTCTAGGCTCAATTTATTACATCCAAACACTGTGTATGAGATTTTATGTATACCACTTGATTTCTGGATTTTACTTGCAACACAAAAGTACAATACTACCTGAATGATGTTACATTGCATTTATGAATCTAGTTATAGGTCCAAGAATTACATAACAGAAACATGTGTTCACCCACACCTATCCAAAGGAGGAAGACAAAAGTTCAGGTAAAAGTGTAAGTATCAAATTTTCGGTAATTGAACCATTGGATTGCGCAGGTGATGCAGTTCCGAGGATACGACACTAAGCTTGTATATGATATAGCCAAGGCCGGGCAGCATCAATATTGATTGGAGGGGCTGCCCTCCACAGTTGGTAATAACCAACACATCCAACAAAAGCACCTGCAGACAAAGACACCCTCAGTAATAAGTAACAAAACATGGTTCAGACGTTCAGTAGTCAATCATATGGAATAACCTCCTCGAaacaggctttcgccccgctttataaataaagcaaccaCATCCATACAAGGTTCAGATACAAGAACACGAGAACTCCACACTCAACAACAGTCTGCTGGGGCAACAGCACAACATGCCCAAACGAAAGAAAAACGATACAACCCCAAAGAGAAGGGTCACTCAGAGGCTGGACGACGTAGAAAGGCGACGGGCAGCCGCAAGAAGATCCTCCAACATGCCGTCCAGGCGCTCCCTGTCCCGCTGCCTACACAACGGGTACCACTGCTGCAACAAAGCCAAGAAAGAATATAAGGAGTCAGAAGCGCGTCGAGGGAAGATACGCTCAATGACCATCTTATTACGCACAGTCCACAGGGTCCAGGTTAAGTCCGCGAACACCAGCCAGAAGAGGCGCCTCCTCCTTCCGGTGTTGTTCGCGTGGGCCTCAATAAACTCACCGAGGACTGAGGCCTGCCACTCAGGCCCCAGCGCCTCCTGGAGGAAGCTCCAGAGGAAGCGGGCCGCAGGGCAAGAGAACATTATGTGGGTCGTCGTCTCCGGGACCGCACACAATGGACAAAGCCCGTCGCCCGGTCCGTGCCTCTTCGCAACCTCCACCCCAGAAGGAAGGCGATCCCTAAGCAGCTGCCATATGAAAATCTTCGTCTTAAGCGGGATTGGAGCTTTAAAAAGGGGAGCCGTCCAAGGCAGCGGGGGCCCCCTAAACAAGGCCCTATACGCAGTCCGCACAGAGAACGAACCGGAGGGCGACAGGCGCCAAGAAGGCGAATCTAGTCCTCCCGGCAAGGCATCTGGGAGGAGGTTCCGCAGCCGGGCCAGACTCAGGGCCTCTCCCTGGGTAAGCCCGCGCCGGAACAGGATATCCCAGCCCCTCTGGGCGACGGCGGCGACAAGACAGGGTGGGTCGGCGCAGATAGCGAACAGGTCCGGGAAGTCCCGGCAGATGGGACTAGCCCCCAGCCACGGGTCCAGCCAGAACATGGTCCCTCTACCATCGCCTATGGAGAAGGACAGTCCCGCTCTAACCTCATGCTTAACGTCCTGGAGGGCCCTCCAAAACTGAGATCCCTCCCGACGATCACAGGCAAGCAGAGGCCGGCCCCGTAGGTATTTCGCCTTGATTAACTTAAGCCACAAACCCCCATCATCAGAGAGGATCCTCCAAACCCATTTCAGGATGAGGGCCACATTCATGTGACGAGAGGAGATTATCCCTATGCCCCCAAGATCCTTGGGGGCGCACACATCGGCCCACTTGACCATGTGATATTTTTGGCGGCTTTGTCTGTCACGCGGAAGAAGCGAGATAGCTCTTTGTCGAAGGCCGCATGTACCCCTTCAGGGAGGAGGTACAGGCCCATGATATACATGGGAAGACTAGACAAGCATGAGTCGATAAGAACTGTTTTGCTACCCTTGGAAGTGAACCTCCCGCACCATGGTTCAGCCTTCTCTCTAACTCGCCCCACAAGGGGGGCGAGGTCTCTAATAAGGATCCTAGAATCCCTAACAGGTACCCCCAAGTAGTTCACAGGGAAGGTTGCCAACCTACAATTGAGGTTGTCAGCGATCCGCTGTTGAACTTCCGGAGGGTACCCCAAGACCACTACCTCACTTTTGTCAAAGTTTATTTTGAGgcccgacatggcctcaaaacagaGGAGAAGGAACTTGGTGTTCTGGATGTCCCGGTCCGAGCCCTCGAACATGATCATGGTATCGTCCGCATACTGGAGGTGGGTCACCCCTCCACCAGGGATGAGGTGGCCGACCACTCCGGTAATATGGCCCGAGATCCTAGCCCTCTCCAGAATCTCGGCCAGGGAGTCAACCGCCGCGTTGAAGAGGATAGGGGAAAGGGGGTCCCCCTGTCTCACTCCACACGCCGGCCTAAAATAGGGACCCACTTCCCCATTAATGTTGATGGCCGTGCTGCCAGTCATCACCGTCTGCATAATCCAGCCAATCATACGGTCATCAACGCCTCTCCTCTGGAGGACCTGCCggaggaaggaccaatccaaacgaTCGTACGCTTTCTGGAAATCTAGTTTTAGGAAGACACCCCTCTGGTGTCGACTCCTAACCTCGTGCACAATCTCGTGCAGCTAGAATCCCATCATGGATGTGGCGGCCCTTAAGGAAGGCAACCGGTATTGGTGCGTAATCCGCTCCATAACCGGGGCCAACCTTACCGCACACACCTTGGAGAACAACCGCTGGATTACGTTGATGACCGTAATAGGCCTAAACTGGCGTATATCCGTGGCCCCCACAACCTTGGGGATCAAGGTAATAACACCGTAGTTCAGCCGCCCCATGTCAAGAGTTCCCACGTAGAACTCTTGAAACATTGGCATGATAGTCTCCTGGAGTTTCGCCCAGAATTTCTGGAAGAAAACAACCGGGAGACCATCGAGGCCAGGGGCCGAGCTAGGCTTCATGCCCTCAAGCGCTCCACGTACTTCCGTTGGGAGGAACGGAAGGGTGAGGGCGGCATTCTCCTCGTCTGAGACCCAGGCCCTAGCTGGCCATAGATCCGCCACGAGGGCAACCCCGGTCCTGGGGCCTGCCGCGAAGAGGCCTTTATAGAAGGAATAAATATGGGTGGTGATCTCCCCGGCCTCCTCCAACAGGAGGTCACCATCCCAAAGACagggatggaacacttccggcgaCGGCCATTGGCGATCGCATGGAAGTAAGCGTGTTCGCATCCCCCTGGAGGAGCCACTCGGCGACTCCGTTGTCGCCAGAAAACCTCCTCCCCCCGGTAGATCTCCATGAGCGAGTGTTCCAGGGCGAAGCGCTGAAGCCACTCCTCAGCGGCTAAGCCCTCCTCGTCCGCGGCGCGATCTAGCTCCTGGATCTGGCGAAGGAGGAGGTCCTTCTTCTGGCGTACCTCCACCCCGAGGTTCGCCCCCCAGCCTCTCTCATAAACCGGCGGGCAAGCTTCGTGCGGTGATGCCGGACATCAATCGCGTTGAAGACCCGCGGAGGGGACTCCGCGGCCCGCTCCCACTTGTAGCCAACCGCCTCCACAAACCCCGGGCCGACGCAGCCTAAGTCTTCAAAGTGGAATCGGTTTAGCCTCGGGGGTAGAGCCCCCCGAGCCCAGAAGGAGTGGGGAATGAACAGACCCGCACCGGGTAGCCGCCCTGTGGGTGCATAATGGGCATTCCATTTCCCATTCAACTGACACAATGACCCGGTCCAGCACACTCTGGACCGGGTCAATGCGGTTGTTGCTCCACGTGAACCGAGCTCCCACTCTAGTGATCTCTCTAAGGGCGAGATCCGCAAGGCAGTCGTTGAACATCCTCATCCTAGGGATGTCCACGCGACTC encodes:
- the LOC139831625 gene encoding uncharacterized protein, encoding MRTRLLPCDRQWPSPEVFHPCLWDGDLLLEEAGEITTHIYSFYKGLFAAGPRTGVALVADLWPARAWVSDEENAALTLPFLPTEVRGALEGMKPSSAPGLDGLPVVFFQKFWAKLQETIMPMFQEFYVGTLDMGRLNYGVITLIPKVVGATDIRQFRPITVINVIQRLFSKTVMTGSTAININGEVGPYFRPACGVRQGDPLSPILFNAAVDSLAEILERARISGHITGVVGHLIPGGGVTHLQYADDTMIMFEGSDRDIQNTKFLLLCFEAMSGLKINFDKSEVVVLGYPPEVQQRIADNLNCRLATFPVNYLGVPVRDSRILIRDLAPLVGRVREKAEPWCGRFTSKGSKTVLIDSCLSSLPMYIMGLYLLPEGVHAAFDKELSRFFRVTDKAAKNITWSSGPMCAPPRILGA